One Rhinolophus sinicus isolate RSC01 linkage group LG06, ASM3656204v1, whole genome shotgun sequence DNA window includes the following coding sequences:
- the DNASE2B gene encoding deoxyribonuclease-2-beta isoform X4, giving the protein MYNDGIPKSLNYSRKYGHAKGLLLWNKVQGFWLIHSIPHFPPIPEEGYEYPSSGIQYGQTGICVTFKYNQYEAIDSQLLVCNPNIYSCSIPTTFHQELTHIPKLCARSSSSNIPRRHLTTLQSAQGQKFLHFAKSKSFPDDISAAWMAQQLKTHLLAETWQRNKPVLPSNCSLPYHVYNIKAIKISGQSYFSSSKDHAKWCISKKGARNRWTCIGDLNRSPHQAFRSGGFICTQNQHIYQAFQGLVLYYENCNQTW; this is encoded by the exons ATGTACAATGATGGAATCCCCAAATCTTTGAATTACAGCCGCAAGTATGGACACGCCAAAG GTTTACTGCTGTGGAACAAAGTCCAGGGGTTTTGGCTGATTCATTCTATTCCTCACTTTCCTCCAATTCCTGAAGAAGGCTATGAGTATCCGTCCTCAGGGATACAATATGGACAAACTGGCATCTGCGTAACTTTCAAGTACAACCAGTATGAAGCAATAG ATTCTCAGCTCTTGGTCTGCAACCCAAACATTTATAGCTGTTCCATCCCAACTACCTTTCACCAGGAGCTCACCCACATTCCCAAGCTGTGTGCCAGGTCCAGCTCATCAAACATCCCTCGCCGGCACCTCACCACACTTCAGTCAGCCCAGGGACAAAAATTCCTCCATTTTGCGAAGTCTAAATCTTTTCCTGATG ACATTTCTGCAGCCTGGATGGCTCAACAGTTGAAGACACACTTGTTAGCAGAAACTTGGCAGCGAAACAAACCAGTGCTTCCTTCAAACTGCTCCCTTCCTTACCACGTCTATAACATCAAAGCAATTAAGATATCTGGACAATCTTATTTCAGTTCTTCTAAGGATCATGCCAAATGGTGTATTTCCAAAAAAGGCGCCAGAAATCGCTGGACATGTATTGGAGACCTAAATCGGAGCCCACACCAAGCTTTCAGAAGTGGAGGATTCATTTGTACCCAGAATCAGCATATTTACCAAGCATTTCAAGGATTAGTTTTATATTACGAGAACTGTAACCAAACTTGGTGA
- the DNASE2B gene encoding deoxyribonuclease-2-beta isoform X3 has translation MFLQNNSTAYLMYNDGIPKSLNYSRKYGHAKGLLLWNKVQGFWLIHSIPHFPPIPEEGYEYPSSGIQYGQTGICVTFKYNQYEAIDSQLLVCNPNIYSCSIPTTFHQELTHIPKLCARSSSSNIPRRHLTTLQSAQGQKFLHFAKSKSFPDDISAAWMAQQLKTHLLAETWQRNKPVLPSNCSLPYHVYNIKAIKISGQSYFSSSKDHAKWCISKKGARNRWTCIGDLNRSPHQAFRSGGFICTQNQHIYQAFQGLVLYYENCNQTW, from the exons ATGTTCCTGCAGAATAACAGCACAGCCTATCTAATGTACAATGATGGAATCCCCAAATCTTTGAATTACAGCCGCAAGTATGGACACGCCAAAG GTTTACTGCTGTGGAACAAAGTCCAGGGGTTTTGGCTGATTCATTCTATTCCTCACTTTCCTCCAATTCCTGAAGAAGGCTATGAGTATCCGTCCTCAGGGATACAATATGGACAAACTGGCATCTGCGTAACTTTCAAGTACAACCAGTATGAAGCAATAG ATTCTCAGCTCTTGGTCTGCAACCCAAACATTTATAGCTGTTCCATCCCAACTACCTTTCACCAGGAGCTCACCCACATTCCCAAGCTGTGTGCCAGGTCCAGCTCATCAAACATCCCTCGCCGGCACCTCACCACACTTCAGTCAGCCCAGGGACAAAAATTCCTCCATTTTGCGAAGTCTAAATCTTTTCCTGATG ACATTTCTGCAGCCTGGATGGCTCAACAGTTGAAGACACACTTGTTAGCAGAAACTTGGCAGCGAAACAAACCAGTGCTTCCTTCAAACTGCTCCCTTCCTTACCACGTCTATAACATCAAAGCAATTAAGATATCTGGACAATCTTATTTCAGTTCTTCTAAGGATCATGCCAAATGGTGTATTTCCAAAAAAGGCGCCAGAAATCGCTGGACATGTATTGGAGACCTAAATCGGAGCCCACACCAAGCTTTCAGAAGTGGAGGATTCATTTGTACCCAGAATCAGCATATTTACCAAGCATTTCAAGGATTAGTTTTATATTACGAGAACTGTAACCAAACTTGGTGA
- the DNASE2B gene encoding deoxyribonuclease-2-beta isoform X2, whose protein sequence is MNSTKSVLGRTLEQLYQAYASKNNSTAYLMYNDGIPKSLNYSRKYGHAKGLLLWNKVQGFWLIHSIPHFPPIPEEGYEYPSSGIQYGQTGICVTFKYNQYEAIDSQLLVCNPNIYSCSIPTTFHQELTHIPKLCARSSSSNIPRRHLTTLQSAQGQKFLHFAKSKSFPDDISAAWMAQQLKTHLLAETWQRNKPVLPSNCSLPYHVYNIKAIKISGQSYFSSSKDHAKWCISKKGARNRWTCIGDLNRSPHQAFRSGGFICTQNQHIYQAFQGLVLYYENCNQTW, encoded by the exons AATAACAGCACAGCCTATCTAATGTACAATGATGGAATCCCCAAATCTTTGAATTACAGCCGCAAGTATGGACACGCCAAAG GTTTACTGCTGTGGAACAAAGTCCAGGGGTTTTGGCTGATTCATTCTATTCCTCACTTTCCTCCAATTCCTGAAGAAGGCTATGAGTATCCGTCCTCAGGGATACAATATGGACAAACTGGCATCTGCGTAACTTTCAAGTACAACCAGTATGAAGCAATAG ATTCTCAGCTCTTGGTCTGCAACCCAAACATTTATAGCTGTTCCATCCCAACTACCTTTCACCAGGAGCTCACCCACATTCCCAAGCTGTGTGCCAGGTCCAGCTCATCAAACATCCCTCGCCGGCACCTCACCACACTTCAGTCAGCCCAGGGACAAAAATTCCTCCATTTTGCGAAGTCTAAATCTTTTCCTGATG ACATTTCTGCAGCCTGGATGGCTCAACAGTTGAAGACACACTTGTTAGCAGAAACTTGGCAGCGAAACAAACCAGTGCTTCCTTCAAACTGCTCCCTTCCTTACCACGTCTATAACATCAAAGCAATTAAGATATCTGGACAATCTTATTTCAGTTCTTCTAAGGATCATGCCAAATGGTGTATTTCCAAAAAAGGCGCCAGAAATCGCTGGACATGTATTGGAGACCTAAATCGGAGCCCACACCAAGCTTTCAGAAGTGGAGGATTCATTTGTACCCAGAATCAGCATATTTACCAAGCATTTCAAGGATTAGTTTTATATTACGAGAACTGTAACCAAACTTGGTGA